The Streptomyces sp. NL15-2K genome contains a region encoding:
- a CDS encoding FadD3 family acyl-CoA ligase: protein MRGDLEWGTIPGLVRSAAERYADVEAVVDGRTRISYGELGARVERAAAACIANGVAVGDRVAIWAPNTLDWIVSALGAVSAGAVLVPLNTRFKGAEAADVLHRSGARLLFVTGTFLGTSYVASLRRAAAGEWAGGPGPLPDLPALEQVVVLSDDAPADFRTWKDFLASGDGVGKAEVRARVSALAPSFPSDIIYTSGTTGRPKGAVITHAQTLRAYEIWTDLAGLRRGDRYLIVNPFFHTFGYKAGVVACLMRGATMIPQPVFNVDTVMANIAAERVSVLPGPPTLHQSLLDHPARDAHDLSALRLVVTGAAVVPLRLVERLRAELGVDTVLTAYGLSEATGIVTMCRRGDDPSVIASTSGRAIPGTEVRVVDAGGRPLPAGVPGEVLVRGFNVMRGYYEDETATAEVLTATAEVMEDGGWLRTGDVGVLDEAGFLRITDRLKDMFIVGGFNAYPAEIEQTLGLHPDVADVAVIGVPDPRLGEVGKAYVVRRAGAVLTADDLIAWGRREMANYKVPRAVEFVGELPRNASGKVVKGELRGWAGGSLGRHSVE from the coding sequence GTGCGCGGTGACTTGGAGTGGGGAACCATCCCCGGGCTGGTCCGGTCGGCGGCCGAGCGGTACGCGGACGTCGAGGCGGTGGTGGACGGCCGTACCCGCATCTCGTACGGCGAGCTGGGCGCCCGAGTGGAACGTGCGGCGGCGGCGTGCATCGCGAACGGGGTGGCGGTGGGCGACCGGGTCGCGATCTGGGCCCCGAACACCCTCGACTGGATCGTCTCGGCGCTGGGTGCGGTGTCGGCGGGCGCGGTACTGGTCCCGCTGAACACGCGCTTCAAGGGCGCGGAGGCGGCGGACGTGCTGCACCGGAGCGGTGCCCGCCTGCTCTTCGTGACGGGGACGTTCCTTGGGACGTCGTACGTGGCGTCGCTGAGGAGGGCGGCGGCGGGGGAGTGGGCAGGCGGTCCCGGACCGCTGCCGGACCTGCCGGCGCTGGAACAGGTGGTGGTCCTCTCCGACGACGCCCCGGCGGACTTCCGCACCTGGAAGGACTTCCTGGCGAGCGGGGACGGGGTGGGGAAGGCGGAGGTGCGGGCGCGGGTGTCGGCGCTCGCCCCGTCCTTCCCATCGGACATCATCTACACGTCGGGTACGACGGGCCGCCCCAAGGGCGCGGTGATCACCCACGCACAGACGCTACGGGCGTACGAGATCTGGACCGACCTGGCGGGGCTGCGCCGCGGGGACCGCTACCTGATCGTGAACCCCTTCTTCCACACCTTCGGCTACAAGGCGGGCGTCGTGGCCTGCCTGATGCGGGGCGCGACGATGATCCCGCAGCCGGTGTTCAACGTGGACACGGTCATGGCGAACATAGCGGCGGAGCGGGTCTCGGTCCTCCCGGGCCCACCGACGCTCCACCAGTCGCTGCTGGACCACCCGGCCCGCGACGCGCACGACCTCTCGGCGCTGAGGCTGGTGGTGACGGGCGCGGCGGTGGTGCCGCTGAGGCTGGTGGAACGGCTGCGGGCCGAACTGGGCGTGGACACGGTACTGACGGCCTACGGCCTGTCGGAGGCGACGGGCATCGTCACGATGTGCCGCCGAGGCGACGACCCCTCCGTGATCGCGTCGACGTCGGGCCGGGCGATACCCGGGACGGAGGTGCGGGTGGTGGACGCGGGAGGCAGGCCGTTGCCGGCCGGCGTCCCCGGCGAGGTCCTGGTCCGCGGCTTCAATGTCATGCGGGGCTACTACGAGGACGAGACGGCCACGGCCGAGGTGTTGACGGCTACGGCCGAGGTGATGGAGGACGGCGGCTGGCTGCGGACGGGGGACGTGGGGGTCCTGGACGAGGCGGGTTTTTTGCGCATCACGGACCGCCTCAAGGACATGTTCATCGTCGGCGGCTTCAACGCGTACCCGGCGGAGATCGAGCAGACACTGGGCCTCCATCCGGATGTGGCGGACGTGGCGGTGATCGGCGTACCGGATCCGCGACTGGGGGAGGTCGGCAAGGCGTACGTCGTCCGGCGGGCCGGGGCGGTACTGACGGCGGACGACCTGATCGCCTGGGGCCGACGGGAAATGGCGAACTACAAGGTGCCGAGGGCGGTGGAGTTCGTGGGGGAGCTGCCTCGGAATGCGAGTGGGAAGGTGGTGAAGGGGGAGTTGCGGGGGTGGGCTGGGGGGTCACTCGGGCGTCACTCGGTGGAGTGA
- a CDS encoding ATP-binding protein produces MQDPQPPAADVDHCVTDLRTALAAHGITLPSLRADLPTFAGTYAPPAGLVALGNCNTVTARKLAAVLRGGLDLDLPATPKAVPDLRRAVRLHLGGPCADVQLCVTELVANVIRHVGEGTPVRVRVARVDGDGGRIRVEVTDPDTRALPVLVRATGDDEAGRGLALLDAVALRWGVEQGASGKTVWCELAEGE; encoded by the coding sequence ATGCAAGACCCTCAGCCCCCCGCCGCCGACGTGGACCACTGCGTGACCGACCTTCGTACCGCCCTCGCCGCCCACGGCATCACGCTTCCCTCCCTCCGCGCAGACCTGCCGACCTTCGCGGGCACCTATGCGCCCCCGGCAGGCCTGGTCGCGCTCGGCAACTGCAACACCGTGACGGCGCGCAAGCTCGCGGCGGTGCTGCGGGGAGGCCTGGACCTCGACCTGCCGGCCACCCCCAAGGCGGTCCCGGACCTTCGTCGTGCCGTACGCCTGCATCTGGGTGGACCCTGCGCCGATGTGCAGCTGTGCGTCACCGAGCTCGTGGCCAACGTGATCCGGCATGTGGGGGAGGGGACGCCGGTCCGTGTGCGGGTGGCCCGTGTGGACGGTGACGGTGGCCGGATTCGGGTCGAGGTCACCGATCCCGATACGCGAGCCCTCCCGGTGCTCGTGCGTGCCACCGGCGACGACGAGGCCGGGCGCGGCCTCGCTCTCCTCGACGCGGTGGCGCTGCGCTGGGGCGTGGAGCAGGGGGCATCGGGCAAGACGGTTTGGTGCGAGCTGGCGGAGGGCGAGTGA
- a CDS encoding alpha/beta hydrolase, producing MSAREPGAGTGRARTVLVDGARMACWESGPSDGEPVLLLHGYPASHRSWRHQIPALAREYRVIAPDLLGWGRSERPLHLRFDYDTEVARVGRLLDALGIETVNLAGHDYGGFLSLGFTETHPDRVRRLALCNSRAQSTFVPHWTAVFGLASLAGRTPVLRTLMARLPLVDIHRSALGSLVRHGIIDDELLDSYVGWMRTPEGRRWLVHFCSEYRVAVRPELRRRLGGIACPTAIIWGRDDTYLRPEIATELAERIPHAELTMLDEAGHWVMDEHPAEVTSALQRLLARA from the coding sequence ATGAGTGCGAGGGAGCCCGGCGCGGGGACTGGACGCGCCCGCACGGTTCTGGTGGACGGTGCCCGGATGGCCTGCTGGGAGTCGGGGCCGTCCGACGGTGAGCCTGTCCTGCTCCTGCACGGCTACCCCGCGAGCCACCGCAGCTGGCGCCACCAAATCCCGGCACTGGCCCGCGAGTACCGGGTGATCGCGCCGGATCTCCTCGGCTGGGGCCGGTCCGAGCGCCCACTGCACCTGCGCTTCGACTACGACACCGAAGTGGCCCGCGTCGGCCGGCTCCTGGACGCGCTCGGCATCGAGACCGTGAACCTGGCCGGCCACGACTACGGTGGCTTCCTCTCCCTCGGCTTCACCGAGACCCACCCCGACCGCGTCCGCCGACTGGCCCTGTGCAACAGCCGCGCGCAGTCCACCTTCGTCCCCCACTGGACGGCCGTCTTCGGCCTGGCCAGCCTGGCTGGACGGACGCCCGTGCTCCGGACCCTGATGGCGCGACTCCCCCTCGTCGACATCCACCGCAGCGCGCTCGGTTCCCTCGTCCGCCACGGCATCATCGACGACGAGCTCCTGGACAGCTACGTCGGCTGGATGCGCACGCCGGAGGGCCGCCGCTGGCTGGTCCACTTCTGCAGTGAGTACCGCGTCGCGGTCCGTCCCGAGCTGCGCCGGAGGCTGGGCGGGATCGCCTGCCCGACCGCGATCATCTGGGGCCGGGACGACACCTACCTGCGCCCCGAGATCGCCACGGAACTGGCCGAGCGCATCCCGCACGCCGAACTGACGATGCTCGACGAGGCCGGCCACTGGGTGATGGACGAACACCCGGCCGAGGTCACCTCAGCACTCCAACGGCTCCTTGCCCGGGCTTGA
- a CDS encoding DUF397 domain-containing protein encodes MASHENDFSAARWRKSSYSNGTGGECVEVAPNLPTTVPVRDSKRAGDGPVLLFRASAWTTFLTSVKR; translated from the coding sequence ATGGCAAGTCACGAGAATGACTTCAGCGCCGCCCGCTGGCGCAAGAGCAGCTACAGCAACGGCACTGGCGGCGAATGCGTCGAGGTCGCCCCCAACCTCCCCACCACCGTCCCGGTCCGCGACTCGAAGCGGGCCGGCGATGGCCCCGTACTCCTCTTCAGGGCCTCGGCCTGGACCACCTTCCTCACGTCCGTGAAGCGCTGA
- a CDS encoding helix-turn-helix transcriptional regulator, with translation MPPRKDPDASANVPSFYGAELRYQRELAGLTLEQLAEGSFHGIPFLSQIERGERRMPLDLAQHVDKVLRTDGFFERRCEDARRARQSGHAEYFADAAEMEQHAETIEDWAPMIVPGLLQTAPYARVIVRAAMPRASDGEVEEKVDARMGRAKLFTSENPPKFWAILDESLIRRAALPPVEMAELLEHISGVIRTTHSLLQIVPETSAAHPFMMGMTRIMTFADAPPVVYTESLHSGQLIDYPALVKQYRESYDLLRAVAMPPEASLAMIEAAAEDYRHGKSRE, from the coding sequence GTGCCCCCACGCAAGGATCCCGACGCCTCGGCGAACGTCCCGTCCTTCTACGGCGCCGAGTTGCGCTACCAGAGGGAGCTCGCGGGTCTGACGCTCGAACAGTTGGCGGAAGGGAGCTTCCACGGCATCCCCTTTCTGAGCCAGATCGAGCGCGGTGAGCGCCGGATGCCCCTGGATCTCGCCCAGCACGTCGACAAGGTGCTGAGGACGGACGGGTTTTTCGAGCGGCGTTGTGAAGACGCCCGCAGGGCCCGGCAGTCGGGGCATGCGGAGTATTTCGCGGACGCGGCGGAGATGGAGCAGCACGCGGAGACGATCGAGGACTGGGCACCGATGATCGTGCCCGGGCTGCTGCAGACGGCACCGTACGCACGGGTGATCGTGCGAGCGGCCATGCCCCGAGCCTCGGACGGGGAGGTCGAGGAGAAGGTGGACGCCCGGATGGGGCGGGCCAAGCTCTTCACCTCGGAGAACCCGCCCAAGTTCTGGGCGATCCTCGACGAGTCCCTGATCCGCCGAGCCGCTCTTCCTCCTGTGGAGATGGCGGAGCTGCTGGAGCACATCTCGGGGGTGATCAGGACCACGCACTCCCTTTTGCAGATCGTCCCGGAAACCTCCGCCGCGCACCCGTTCATGATGGGCATGACCAGGATCATGACCTTCGCGGACGCTCCTCCCGTGGTGTACACCGAGAGCCTGCACAGCGGCCAACTCATCGACTATCCGGCGCTCGTGAAGCAGTACCGGGAGTCGTACGATCTGCTCAGGGCCGTCGCAATGCCGCCTGAGGCGTCCCTTGCGATGATCGAGGCTGCGGCAGAGGACTATCGACATGGCAAGTCACGAGAATGA